The segment TATCTTGTGGATTAGCTCCTGCTTTGTCATTACAGACCGCTGTCTTGACTGATAGATAAGGAATATGATGTCAAAGGTGCTTGGCAGGGAAGCAATCAACTTCTGTCTTTTAACCTGATCAGCAAACCCAGTTTCCTTCTCCTCCAAAGCCCTCTCTTCCTTCTCTTTCACCTGGAAGCAATAAATATGTTATTCTTTGTTCATAATAGAGCAAACAGTCAATTGACAAATCATTGCAGGTATTGGCCAGGACTTACCGATTCAAGGAGGGATTTTGGAAGAAAACTGAGTAACTCATCGCCAGCGTCAGCATCAGCACCAGATATGCTTGCACTTTGGTTCTCCCCATCCATACTACTATCCTTTGTTGGAGTGGTAAACAACTTTGCACGAGCTGATCTCTTTGCAATTTTCAGAGGCGGAGTGTCATAACCTGTGGCAGAGATAGGTCTCTTTGGTGTCTTCAGGTCTGGGGTAGGTGCCATTAACCTCACTGGTGTAGAGGCAAATTTTGCAGGGGTGTTTTCTAAAACACCAGACTTGCAGAAGACTTCTTTAGCACTAGGTTTATCATCGCCACACATGCTACCAGAAACATCACGACTGAAGAGGGAATTTCTGCTCAGTGGTGATGGAACAGTGGAAGCAACCTTCCCCAGTGGACTGGGTGCACTAGCCGTTGTAGAGCTGATTGGAGATCTCTGTGAAAACCTTCTCTTGAAGGACTGTGACATGTGTGACATCACAGCGGTCTGCTGTCCGGTGACATCAGATGGCTTGACTGGGGAGGAAGATTGAGGAACAGTCCTTTGTTCATCCTGGGTCATGCTAGATCCCGTTCGGTTAAATGGATGTGGCAACTCATGCTCTGGAATGTCATCTCCCTGAAATTAACAACAGAGGCAACATTATTATAAACTACATCTGTTTAGAAAAACAACCTTGAACTTCTGATGAAACAGTAACCAACTGTGAAACATAACACGATTTCCTTACCTCAGGGTGCTCCCTGTAGAATTCCACAAGCCTCTGCCTAAAGATCCTTCTTAATGCTAGGTATGCCGTTTCCCCCTTTTGCTTCACGACGTTCTCAACAGCACTGACTAGGAGGTTCACCTGAAGATCAGGGTACATGCAGCATGTCGTGTCATCACGCAAAAGGATCTTATTGATGACAATTGCCTCCGGCATTATGTACTTGAGCTGTGCCAGATGGCTGTGGGTAAATCTCCTGTGGACAGTCACAAAATTAGGTAACTTATTAATACAATAAATAATCCAGCATAGCAGTTACTGTATGACTATCTGTGGACAAGATATATACCGCTCAGTCAAATGCTGAATGCTAGAACAGATGTTGGGGAAAGTGGCCTTGGATCCCTTCATACGGAGCAGTCGGGTGGAGCTCTCCAGGCAATTGAAGAACTCGCAGAGCATCTCGTAGCTGCAATACCAGTGAAGATATATCATCAACAAAGAAACGAATCGCCTAGGAATTATTTATGTCTTACTGTATTACATAAATACACAGCTAGATGTTCTATTACATAAATTCGCTGCTAACATCCTAAAAAGTGTAAACTTCAGATTGGGAAAAGTAAAATCAGCGTTGCTGGAAACTAAAACGAAATCTGCAAGCAGTtcgatttcttttttttttagaaaaaaacgaGGCAGTTCGATTTCCAAGCGTAAACCAGATCCGAAATCACATCGGGGGACAGGGATCTTTACCTCTCCGGCAGCTTGACCTCCGCCTTGCGCTTGACGGGGCTCCGGCTAGCCCCGGCGCCAACACCGAGCTCCCGCTCGACGGACTCGAGTTCATCCTCCGCCGCGGCCTCGGCGTgcgccgccggcctccgcaGCCCGAGCGCCGCCTGGCGGATTCCCTTAACGGAGAACGCCACGCTGCGTCCGCGCGCCCTCGGCATCTCCACCGGCTTCTCCGGCGTCGGGATCTGCTCGGCGGCCGGCGCAGCGGGCGCCAGCGCCAGCTTCTTCGCGGGCTTCTCCGGCGTCCGGACCTCGTGCGCCAGAGCGGCGGCCTCCCTCAGcttgtgcggcggcggcggcgcagcggCCGCCGTCGTCTTGGCCTTCTTGGACGGCGGGGTGGCGTCCATCTCAATCTTGAGAGGGGGACGGGGGACTGCGGCGTCTCGGTGGCTGGTGCTTTGGGTTGGGGATTAACGACTGAGGGACCCGGATCAGGACGGTGAATATATACGGGGGGTTACCGGGGTGGGAGATGGCGCGAAGATCTGGCGGGAACGGGGGGTGGCGCCAAGACCTGGCGGGAACGGAGATGGCGCCAAGAGACGCGGGCAAGGCCACGTGGGCAAGCCAGATGGGGAGGGAGGCGTTCGCGCCACTTCGAACC is part of the Sorghum bicolor cultivar BTx623 chromosome 10, Sorghum_bicolor_NCBIv3, whole genome shotgun sequence genome and harbors:
- the LOC8071312 gene encoding CDT1-like protein a, chloroplastic; protein product: MDATPPSKKAKTTAAAAPPPPHKLREAAALAHEVRTPEKPAKKLALAPAAPAAEQIPTPEKPVEMPRARGRSVAFSVKGIRQAALGLRRPAAHAEAAAEDELESVERELGVGAGASRSPVKRKAEVKLPESYEMLCEFFNCLESSTRLLRMKGSKATFPNICSSIQHLTERRFTHSHLAQLKYIMPEAIVINKILLRDDTTCCMYPDLQVNLLVSAVENVVKQKGETAYLALRRIFRQRLVEFYREHPEGDDIPEHELPHPFNRTGSSMTQDEQRTVPQSSSPVKPSDVTGQQTAVMSHMSQSFKRRFSQRSPISSTTASAPSPLGKVASTVPSPLSRNSLFSRDVSGSMCGDDKPSAKEVFCKSGVLENTPAKFASTPVRLMAPTPDLKTPKRPISATGYDTPPLKIAKRSARAKLFTTPTKDSSMDGENQSASISGADADAGDELLSFLPKSLLESVKEKEERALEEKETGFADQVKRQKLIASLPSTFDIIFLIYQSRQRSVMTKQELIHKIIASSPKIADRSEVEEHLTLLKELVPDWISEKTARSGDALCCIDATLSQSEIRQRLYAAAE